A segment of the Eleutherodactylus coqui strain aEleCoq1 chromosome 6, aEleCoq1.hap1, whole genome shotgun sequence genome:
aaagtttaaaaagtaaaaaaaacctttaaaacgcttaaatttcatctcccctcacggatcatatccgtgagggaggatgaaattacgtacctaaggcccccagatttatccgcggaccttaccacagcttttgcgcacgcggccgtcgccaaagcggcagacgcatgcgcaaaaaacgtaaattgccaggataacttaaaatcttcctgctcttggctacaaaacttagccgagagcctggaaattttatggggggccgcggtgagcggttcctgatcacgtgttcgccgtcatccaatggataatggcgatcacgtaaaaaattttttaaaaagttagtttcatctcccctcactgatgcgatcagtgagattagatgaaactttttaccggaggcctccatatttgcaccccgacgcgatcctcctccgtgaacttacccggattctgcacatgcgaccgccggcaaaacaccggacacatgtgcaggagtcggggagcccaggaaacttaaaatctccttgcagtgacgggtggcctcgttgagcggtccccggtcacgtaataaaaaagtagcgatctaccttaggccggtctcacatgaccgaataggaattacggattcggcatgcgtctgatccgctgtattatgcagatcaatcgcattggattacacaatttcgctcacattagtgggtcgtaattgtgtaatccactcgcagaaaagagaacgcagcaggctctattttactgtggatatccacagcatagagcccattgtgctctatggtcacggatatacccgctgcccatacgcaactacattgtatacgggctgcgggtgccCGCGTcttcgctaagcgacggtgcgggaaatgaccgtctgtgtgagtaggcagttatgcgcagtacattacgcggccgtacgcagggtcacagccgggctcacagctgggatcagctgcgggcctccgcaagcggattccgcctacagctgcgtgagcccggcgttattcagaccgctacctgtaatacgtatcttacaagaagccccgggaacgctcgccttcctgcagttccaggagcagcttgttgagcgtcttctgtgtgagaccgccgcacctcagcaagcttacagatggctggcatctttggtatcgttcacatgtgcaggctattagtatatgcagtcactcctccccaatctggcctgggttgagtgggtgactgcatattagcctgccaagaacaagctgctcctccactttattgtctggccgactgcatatctccagggcttacggccattgcgcctgccctacggcgattgtgccttatggtgattgtgcctatggcgaccatgtctgctttgcagaccttcaggtattgtatttttggctttttctgtgaataatgtctttttccctcacctctgtgatttcagcaagcttacagagactcacagagcgccacttttacaccccatacccgccactgaggtcaagaaataccccccaaaaagcatgagaggaggggggatactggttttattgccccatgtgcccattccaaccagctccggaattacccctgtcttcggaaataccacacagttcacattattacttttatctacgatttgcgaacgccgaaaagggtgcggagtgtgtgtgtggggggggggggcgggaatttttagggagtcaatttttattccgtacaaataagcaatggggcctggaatttattcagttgtgccctgaaatccaacgggtgttccctccattataggccttgccatgggtcctgtaagtaaattagggtcacaatgggtatgtttctgaacacgggacaaacaggggtatccattttggggtgaatgtcttcattcctatgtacactgtacaaaaaaacagtttttaaatttaaaaaattgccaaaaaaattgaaaatcgtaactttttccttctgctttgcttagattcattcaaatactgtggggtcaaaatacgcagtacacccctagatgaattcattaaggggtccagttttcaaaatggggtcatttgagggggttctttatagttttggccgctcaatggctctataagtgggcaatggggcctggaatttattcagtggtaccctgaaatccaacgggtattcctttcattgtaggcctagccatgggtcctgtaagtctattggggccacaatgggtatgtttctgaacaccggacaaacaggggtattcattttggggtgaaagtcttcatttatacatgtgctgtacaaagaaaactgtttttaaattgacgcaatagcccaaaaaatgaaaatcgtaattttttcttactgctttgcttagatctattcaaaaattgtagggttaaaatacaaagtacacctctagataaattcattaaggggtctagttttcaaaatggggtcatttgtgggggttctctatggttttgggcgctcaagaactctacaagtgggcaatggggcctaaaagtacTTCAAgctaaatctatgttctgaaagccacggattactcctttcattttgggccccgttgtgcatgcggacataagattggggccacaatgggtatatttctgaaaacagcacaaacagggggatccattttggggtgcaagtcttccttcatatgtgtgctgtacaaaaaaaagctgttttaaaatgacagaattgccaaaaaaatgaaaatcctaattttttccttttgctttgcttgaatttattcaaaaactgtggggccaaaatacacagtacacccctagatatatTCATTAAGGAGTTTAGTTTCcattttaaagtgacacatgtcagatttgcaaaatttggcctggtcattaaggcgcaaacaggcttggtcactaaggggttatgatATAATGATTGTTATTGAttagttattattattattactgcaacTTTATGTTCTCTCCTTTGGTCTAGGCCAAAATATCCTTCTTTTCCCTAAGGAATCAGTCACTGACTATGTGATTCTGAAGCCAACTGTGGAACAAGCTTTAAAACAACTTACCGTATGTCTGCGCTCCTATACCGACCTCCACCGAGAACATTCTCTTTTTTCCTTGGCCACGCCTGGAAGTGACAACGCTTTCCTTATTTTTCTACAGCCTCCAAAATCATGTAATGTTTATATAAATCAAGAAGAATTTATTTTTGAGGTGGATCCCGAGGTTCTAGACTGGAAACAGACTTGTGTTGCTTGGGACTCGGAGACCGGACTGCTCCAACTGTGGATCAATGGCAGGCGGTACCCTAGAAGAGTTACTACAAGCAGATCCCCCATAGGACCTCAGATGAGCCTCATCCTTGGGCAGGAACAGGACAGTTTTGGTGGGAAGTTTGAGGCAGGCCAATCTTTTGTTGGTGAAATGTCTGATGTCAATATGTGGGATCACGTTCTCTTCACCAAGACCATTTCTAATAGTTATCTTTATGAGTCAGGAAATATCTTTAGCTGGACAAATGGAACTAAGGAGATCAGAGGGGGTGTCATGGCCCTGAAAAATTAACTCAATTCTATATGATTAACTAATGAAACCTGCTGTCATTGTATGCAATATGCTAATTACTATATCTGAAGTATATGCATTTATCACTAGATGTATGTGGTGGGCCCTCCACTGATATCCTGTGTATACTTCATCTGTGATTCTTCTACATCTGTGTTGTCCAGCTACGGTcatcagggaccccaacaggtcatgctttcaggatatcctatagagagaacccctgtggtaatgtctgaggactgacaataatgacatcacctgtgcaatactgacggaatccagaaaacatgacctgccggggcccctgaggactggagttgggcagCACTGGTCTATATACTCATGTTCACAAATTAATAAACGATTGCTTTGCTACAGCAGAACCTTTCTCTATTTTGTCCTGAAATAAAGCCCCTGTAAGAACTCTCTGGGCGTCATACACAAGACTCAGCCAATCCATGGGAGCTCCCACCAGGAGGCCTGAGACTGCTGcttctgcaggacctcagaggggcagcgCTAGGGTTGCTACCCCgttagttttttcttttactaACCATATTAATGggcaataaaaaataattgccatcTGTAAACCGGCCGGGCAACAATCCCGCAAACCATTCACTCACTTGCTCACAGTTCTGGTCCAGCAGGGACAGCTGCtgctaggggacactattactagtggggacattatggggatcactattactgctggggccactaactgAGGCATCATTATAACTGGGGTcaatatggaggtcactattactattagggacaCTATGGGGAAACAATGACTACTGGTGCttctatgagggacactattactattgaggacactattactactggagtcactgtggtGGATcagtattactaatggggccactaaagagggcactattacaactgggaacaacataggggtcattattactatggggccactgtggggggtcactattataactGGTACCACTAacgggggcaatattactactggggccactattataaCTGGGACCACTAAAACGGTCACTACCACTAGTGGGGCCatcaatggggtcactattactattagggccactaaagGGTCACTTAAGAtgagtctcaatggttcaaatggGTGCTGGGTATTTCATATATTGGCACTTTCAATGCCTGTCAAATGTCTTTCACACTTTGCCCCAGGAAGCTTAGAGGCTTAAGGGCACTGCTAAGCCAATCCCCACTCTTTACCTTTTCATAGCATTGGAGCTTTTACAACCTGGTGTTGGGGTTTAAAACAGTGAATGTTCTGCTAGTGGTGTTCTACAAGAAGGATGTTCCAATGGTGGTCATAGCATATCCTTGTCCGTGGTTGGACAGGCACCAATATGCAAGATCCCAAAAATGTAACCCTTTGGCATCCCCTGATGTAAATACACAGCGCTGTGAGTCAGTACTTAGCCACCAGTGCTATATATCTCCAGTGCTGTGACCATGGGGGCACAGGGGGTTGGCCTGTGTGATCACATGACAAGGACAGCTGTCATTGACCCTTACAATCAATAGTGATCAAGGCATCAAAAAGGAGGAGTCTCATGTTATTCCTTCATCTTTAAGGGACCAACATGAGCCTAACAAATATCCCCAGGACTTTCCTAAAATAATCCTTGTTAGGCCATACCTGAGGTATCCCCAAACAGTTGCTTGTATATTGTACATTCAAGCAGGTGTAACTTGAATGTCTCGGACCCCAATCCAAAAGCTTTAGCAGGGCCCCACCcaacatgtgccatttataataataTAGCACTGGGCCGTTTGGGCCCCCTCAGACACCAGGGCCCGAAGTgattgctacctctgcaccccctattgtTAAAATACATAGACATTCCAGTGCATTCTGAAGAAAAATAAAGTTGAAGAATAAAACCTTCGTTGTAGAACgataaaaaacaaaaccataataaaatgtaataaaatgtcgAGAACACCTAagacaaaaataaagaataacaaTGAttactttttagaaaaaaaactgtttttatgaCATAAATGTcccaaaaatacatatatatattcccTACAAGGGGCGGTTGCACTTTAAGCTATTGATGTGCTGTCCTTACAATTGGTTATCATTAACAGTTTTCAGGGGTACCCAGGTGAccagctgtccccccccccccccccctggaagctgacagctctgtacattgtctagtggcccagattggtactgcaggctatgtCCCAATCagtgccactgtgcaatgtatggagctgtctgcttccggcagcATGACAGCTCAGGAGGTGGACCACTGCTGATCTGCTTCCGATGACCTATCaccaatagctagaagtgggacatccCCTTAAATTGTAACAACCTATAAAATTTAAAACATAATTTAATGTTTTTAgagaactatagaaaaaaaaaaataatgaccaaatagaattttttgcacACTGCttaaaaaagtttaatgttttttttttttgccagggcTTCCACATGGAATTACATGTAGAAAGCTTATCAGTGAGACAGGCAACCCCTTGTTATGGGAGCCATCTGCTTATATCAGTAGTCACCCACTACCAACACCAATAAGCTGGCATCACGCCCCTTTAATTAGGAGACTGAGTGACAATCCTTTCAGCAGTAGGCTTTAATAATAACCATTTTTTTAGTCTCTGCATAAATTGGATTTTTTGATCTATATCAAGCAACGTTCCCAATTTTTATGTAAAGCCTGAATTGGGAGCTGACATCTGTATCCTTCTGGATGGGAGCATCTATAGGAAGATAGATCCAGATACTGGCTGCACTAATGAAAATATGCGTAGATCTACCAGGATGTCCAACAAAAGTGGTCATAATCTCAATATGGTATAGATGGTATGCAGATACTTACCTTGTGGGTAACCTGTGTACCAACTGTACTGAGTGACCATCAATGGTCTTTGTGAAGGCTTACACATGGGACTCATGTAGGAGAAAATGGCTATGTGACCTAAAAAAACAGTTGCTTATCCTCCTGCTCTCTGGTGTATTTAGGCCAATTCTCCTTATATGGGGGTCATACAATAAATATATGGTTATCATCTAGAATTTAGGAAATATATGGCGCAAATTTAGCCACTTCCCTTTGGAGAGGCTGATGGTTTAGGGTGTTGGATACCTAGATATCTCACCACTAAGTATCATCTGGAGAGCCTGGCTTATCACCCCTAGCGACATCTCCAGTCCCTTTCTTGGCTGGGAGTGATGTGACAGTATTATGTAGAGTAAGGATCTTGTACTTCTACTATATATCTACATCCCTGAGTTATTCTCTAGGACTCAATACGCGCACTTTACCTGCTGGTCTATAAACAGTATTTAATCTGGCGGCTCTAGAGCGGGGTCGATATTATTTGTCTGTGTTTAGGTAGTGGGTTCCCCTTAATGCAAAACCCGATGACGGAGCTGACTCGCAGTGTTGCCACGCTCTGTCAGAAAGTCAGCGAGCTACAGAGCCCACGATCAATGCCTCAGCCGTTACTGTCTGAGCACCGCTTACCACCAGGACTGCATCAGCTGGCCAGAGGTTATCCACGCCCCTCGTGGCCATTTTGTGTGCATTGCCACCAAAACGGACATGATTATCAAACATGCTACCCAATTAAATGGGCAACCCCTGGGCAGAAGGATCACACCCAAGGAGGAGAGACATTAGGTCCACACGCTGATAAAGGCATTAATAAATACGTAGGCCCCCGTCCAGAGGTCATGCTATATGTGGAGGGTATGCCCCTGCCTGCTCTTATTGATACCGGGTCACAAGTCACCACTATCAGCCAGAGTGACTTTGAGAAGTATTGGTCCCCTGCTGATCTGCAGGACCATGTGGGAAGAGCCCGCGTGAAGGACGTCAGACCGGGTTTAGTCCCGCCCGTCTGAATTTGTTCTATGGTGCCTATGAGGCTGTAGTAAAGCCCACCCCTATAGATGGTCACCCCTATTTACTGGCTGCCCGGAGCCTGGTTACAGTGACCAATGGGAAGGTGCTGGTCCGCCTCATAATTATTGGAAGTGTCTCTGCACAACTGAAGAAATATACTGCTTGGGCGCAAGTGTCCCTGCTGGAATCCACTGATGTGTTTGAGAGCGAGAATGGTGTGTTGCAGGGGGCTCAGTCTGTACAGGCAGGTTCCCCTCAGTCTCCCTCCTGGCTCTCTGAGCTACATATTGGGGATAATCAGACACCCAATGATCAGATACAGGGAATCAAGGATGTGGCTATGGAGAAGCGAGACGCCTTTAGCCAACATAAGCTTGACTTTGGTCAGGCCAAGGACCTCTGCCACTCTATCCCCACCAATGGCCACATGACGATCAAAGAAAGATATAGACCCATTCCACCTTTCTCCTATCAAGAAGTTAAGA
Coding sequences within it:
- the LOC136633466 gene encoding jeltraxin-like — protein: MKPLPILFVLLSGCFALTGQNILLFPKESVTDYVILKPTVEQALKQLTVCLRSYTDLHREHSLFSLATPGSDNAFLIFLQPPKSCNVYINQEEFIFEVDPEVLDWKQTCVAWDSETGLLQLWINGRRYPRRVTTSRSPIGPQMSLILGQEQDSFGGKFEAGQSFVGEMSDVNMWDHVLFTKTISNSYLYESGNIFSWTNGTKEIRGGVMALKN